A region of the Fulvia fulva chromosome 7, complete sequence genome:
GTATCACAGACGGTACTAGGAGTAGAGGCAATAGTGGAGAGAGTAGTGCCAGCGCTCCGCCGCCGATCTACGTCGAGCATCCGGACATGGAGGTGAAGCGGGAGCATGGTGATGGCGATGATGATGAGATTCAGCAGGTGCCTCAAAGCAGACTCGTCCATGACCCAGACAGGAAAGAGGTCGGCGGGATTGATGTTCATCCTAGGAGTGAGGGGAGGAAGGTGTAGAAGGATGATGATGATGGGCATTGATTGCATTTCCACTCTGGCGTTCAGCAAGACTGATGGACTGATGGCGGTGGCGTTCACAATGAATGGGGTACTTGAGACATGCGTGGTGTTGAGCCGTAGTGGCGAAGGGCGTAGAGGAGCTGCTGAGATTCGCTGTGGCGAGACATTGTTACTGGAAGGGACGAGGCACGGGGGGATCTGTGTATTCTGGCTCATTGTGGAGTATCAGGGAAGGGACGCAAGCATTCGGAATGTGTCATGGCATAGAATGGGGTGTGTGAATTGCATGCAAACATGGAAATCTCTTCGTCTGTGATGTTTTGGATCTGATATTTCGTTCTTTCTTTCCAAGTAACACGCTTTCTGTCCGTGTGGCATGGCATATTCTGCCCACCCACCACGATTCTCTTTCTCACTCAGACTTATCAGCTACAGTAGCACACATAAAGCTCAACTCACTATCTGCACATTCCGCCATCCCATCCTGCTCCATGGTGCAGGCTTTCGTTTCCCAACTGACTCACCCAATAGCATCGGTTCGGTTCCCGCCTTTCTGTTTCCCGCCACTGTTTCACGCGGCGTCCGTTTATCAACACACTGAGATATAAATGTATTACACATGTAGGCAAGTGCCGCCGCCGGCGCCCGCCTTTCCCGTGCTCCTGTCTGTTCGTCCGTCCGTGACACCTCGCGCTAATCGATTTTCTCGTTCATGTACTCAATGGAATTGTAAAGCTCGGGGGGTTGTGTGGTATGGGTACGTAGGAATCTTGTAGGTCGTGCCTTGTTACCTGTTCGGTAGGTGAGAGACTCTGTTGTTATCAGAGTCGATGTATGATTCTTTACTCGGCTATGCACTCGATGAGGTAGATTACGCCAAAGACGAGGAAGGCTATTGCGCCGCCGATTGTGACTGTCAAGTGTGTTAGCGACTTGGGTTCGTTACAGGTTCGGGTTGTGTTGACTTGCCGACTCGCATGCTGACTTTGCCAGCTAGTGCTTTCCCGCCGAGGACAGCCATTCCCGTACAGCATGCATGCCCTGCGATCGCGCCAATGGTCACGAGCCAGTAGTCCTGTCCTGCTGCCATGGCAATCGTTGCAATCTGGCTTCGGTCTCCCCATTCTCCCAAGAAAGTCATCACGAATGTTGAGACCCATGCTGGACTCAATACCAGACTGAGGAGGTTCTGCAGACCGGCCAGTCCAGTGCTCTTCCTCCTTGACGGAGAGGGCGATCGTGACATTGGCGGTGAGTCGGGTATGCCACCCTTGTTTAGACTTGTGGATCTCCCCCGTCCGGATTCCAGCTCGTGTGGCGACATCTTTGAGTGTGACTTCCTTCGCATCTTATGCTCTTCCTCTTCCAGCTCTTCCTCGACTTCTCGCATCTCGTCGCCCATACCTGCGTCTTTGGGCATGGCGAGACCTTCTCTCAGGCTCTTAGCACCAAACACGAAGAAGAGGACTGCTGCTGCAAATGTTGTGAACTTCTTGGGGAGGAGTGTTGGGAAGGCGTGGCCGAGCACTGCAGACAGGACCGTCATCGCAATCAGGGCCGCCAGAGCTGCGCTGAAGACCAGTAATCGGGCATGGCGCATGGCCATAAGGGCGGCGACGAGGAAGGTCTTGTCGCCGATCTCGCTGAAGATGATCATGGCGAATGAGAGGACAAAGGAGTGGAACCATTCGTGCCAGGACTCGTCGCCTTTGCTAGTGACGGGGGTAGGGCTCGAGGAGGAATCGGATTTGGGTTTCGCGGATCGTGAATTCGTCTTGCCTTCGGTGTCAGGCATCGTATCCACAAGCCATTTGTCCCTGCCACCATCCGGATTGACCGGAGGACCTAGGTCAGATGTCGCAACACCCGGGTTTGGATGCGGAAT
Encoded here:
- a CDS encoding GCR1-dependent translation factor 1, which encodes MRIRRASPLLLLLAPSLAAAADVPLSKEGVEVLNNDEMLALNHPPQSAKQKPLDPTEANPDAKTTSTARPYKGTEDAPVDGLDGKPHAGPWVDRKPDSAATTTSKSLPTSMKEFEKTSAKERWKLEDIPEKNDGVMDDEKRIAPKKGTTGTEGGISEKTRKEQAGAKENTPQKPKAAPPLPQSEEEHIEKGERKTSAKDAVGSKDAVTGEYVEGSKKGDGYGEAGYGMEKPKDLPEKPHNIPHPNPGVATSDLGPPVNPDGGRDKWLVDTMPDTEGKTNSRSAKPKSDSSSSPTPVTSKGDESWHEWFHSFVLSFAMIIFSEIGDKTFLVAALMAMRHARLLVFSAALAALIAMTVLSAVLGHAFPTLLPKKFTTFAAAVLFFVFGAKSLREGLAMPKDAGMGDEMREVEEELEEEEHKMRRKSHSKMSPHELESGRGRSTSLNKGGIPDSPPMSRSPSPSRRKSTGLAGLQNLLSLVLSPAWVSTFVMTFLGEWGDRSQIATIAMAAGQDYWLVTIGAIAGHACCTGMAVLGGKALAGKVSMRVVTIGGAIAFLVFGVIYLIECIAE